The following proteins are encoded in a genomic region of Populus nigra chromosome 16, ddPopNigr1.1, whole genome shotgun sequence:
- the LOC133675320 gene encoding pentatricopeptide repeat-containing protein At1g18485 isoform X2, producing MNWLQQLTNTIIIAPSLPSRNHHHHHHHHHHHHHQQQQQKSSLYRTNLKPHKSFNSLYSKSSLSLSNQTDSLPDQTNRPSFLQEIAALCETDNLTTALTLIQSHSQNAAFISLQAKEAIGLLLQACGNQKDIETGRRLHKFVSDSTHYRNDYVLNTRLIKMYAMCGSPLDSRFVFDNMETKNLIQWNALVSGYTRNGLYGDVVKVFMDLVSDTDFQPDNFTFPSVIKACGGILDVRLGEVIHGMVIKMGLVLDVFVGNALVGMYGKCGAVDEAMKVFDFMPETNLVSWNAMICAFSENGFSRDSFDLLMEMLGEEGLLPDVVTVVTILPVCAGEGEVDIGMGIHGLAVKLGLSEEVMVNNAMVYMYSKCGYLNEAQMSFVKNNNKNVVSWNTMISAFSLEGDVNEAFNLLQEMQIQGEEMKANEVTILNVLPACLDKLQLRSLKELHGYSFRHCFQHLELSNAFILAYAKCGALNSAEKVFHGIGDKTVSSWNALIGGHAQNGDPRKALHLLFQMTYSGQQPDWFTISSLLLACAHLKSLQYGKEIHGYVLRNGLETDFFVGTSLLSHYIHCGKASSARVLFDRMKDKNLVSWNAIISGYSQNGLPYESLALFRKSLSEGIQSHEIAIVSVLGACSQLSALRLGKEAHGYVLKALQTEDAFVGCSIIDMYAKSGCIKESRKVFDGLKDKNVASWNAIIAAHGIHGHGKEAIELYERMKKVGQMPDRFTYIGILMACGHAGLVEEGLKYFKEMQNFNLIEPKLEHYACLIDMLARAGRLDDALRLVNEMPEEADNRIWSSLLRSCRTFGALEIGEKVAKKLLELEPGKAENYVLLSNLYAGLGKWDGVRRVRQMMKEFGLQKDAGCSWIEVGGRVYSFVVGDSLQPKSAEIRVIWRRLEERISEIGYKPNTSSVLHEVDCHNAAKLISKAVEREIVVRDNKRFHHFRDGLCSCCDYW from the exons ATGAATTGGTTGCAACAACTCACTAATACAATTATAATAGCACCGTCACTGCCATCCcgcaaccaccaccaccaccaccaccaccaccaccaccaccaccaccagcagcagcagcagaagtCTTCCTTGTACAGAACCAACCTGAAACCACACAAAAGCTTTAACTCCCTCTACTCAAAATCATCTCTTTCGCTCTCTAACCAAACCGACTCTCTACCTGATCAAACCAACCGCCCCTCATTTCTCCAAGAAATAGCCGCTCTCTGTGAAACTGATAACCTCACTACAGCTTTAACTCTTATTCAATCACACTCTCAAAATGCTGCTTTTATTTCATTACAAGCAAAAGAAGCAATTGGTTTATTGCTTCAAGCATGTGGCAACCAAAAAGATATCGAGACTGGTAGACGACTACACAAGTTTGTCTCAGACTCGACCCATTATAGAAATGATTATGTTCTCAATACCCGTCTTATTAAGATGTATGCAATGTGTGGGTCTCCTTTGGATTCTCGTTTTGTGTTTGATAATATGGAGACTAAGAATTTGATTCAGTGGAATGCACTTGTTAGTGGATACACAAGGAATGGACTTTATGGCGATGTAGTTAAAGTGTTTATGGATTTGGTTTCTGATACAGATTTTCAGCCTGATAATTTTACTTTCCCTTCTGTGATCAAGGCTTGTGGTGGGATTTTGGATGTTAGGTTAGGAGAGGTTATTCATGGGATGGTGATTAAGATGGGTTTGGTTTTGGATGTGTTTGTGGGCAATGCATTGGTGGGAATGTATGGGAAATGTGGGGCTGTGGATGAGGCGATGAAAGTGTTTGATTTTATGCCCGAAACGAATTTGGTTTCGTGGAATGCCATGATTTGTGCATTTTCTGAAAATGGGTTTTCTAGAGATAGTTTTGATTTGCTGATGGAGATGTTAGGAGAGGAAGGGTTATTGCCTGATGTAGTGACGGTGGTGACTATATTACCTGTTTGCGCAGGAGAAGGAGAAGTTGATATAGGAATGGGGATTCATGGGTTGGCAGTGAAACTAGGTCTGAGCGAAGAGGTGATGGTGAACAATGCTATGGTATACATGTATTCAAAATGTGGGTACTTGAATGAAGCGCAAATGTCATTTGTGAAGAATAATAACAAGAATGTGGTTTCTTGGAACACCATGATCAGTGCTTTTTCTTTGGAAGGAGATGTCAATGAGGCATTTAATCTCTTGCAGGAAATGCAGATCCAAGGAGAGGAAATGAAAGCTAATGAGGTCACCATTTTGAATGTTTTGCCAGCTTGTCTGGACAAGTTGCAATTGAGGAGCTTGAAAGAACTTCATGGCTATTCATTTAGACATTGTTTTCAACATTTAGAATTGTCCAATGCTTTTATTTTAGCCTATGCTAAGTGTGGGGCACTGAATTCTGCTGAGAAAGTCTTTCATGGTATTGGGGATAAGACTGTGAGCTCTTGGAATGCACTTATTGGTGGTCATGCACAGAATGGTGATCCTAGAAAAGCTTTGCATTTGTTATTTCAGATGACATATTCTGGCCAACAACCTGATTGGTTTACCATTAGTAGCCTGCTTTTAGCTTGTGCCCATCTGAAATCCCTGCAATATGGTAAAGAGATTCACGGATATGTACTACGGAATGGACTAGaaactgatttttttgttggtacCTCACTTCTGTCCCACTACATTCACTGTGGGAAAGCATCTTCTGCACGTGTATTGTTTGACAGgatgaaagataaaaatttagTATCTTGGAATGCAATCATTTCAGGTTACTCACAAAATGGACTACCCTATGAATCCCTGGCTCTATTTCGAAAATCACTTTCTGAGGGAATACAATCTCACGAGATTGCCATAGTGAGTGTGCTTGGGGCTTGTTCTCAACTGTCAGCTCTACGGCTGGGAAAAGAAGCTCATGGTTATGTATTAAAAGCCCTGCAAACAGAAGATGCTTTTGTAGGCTGTTCAATCATTGACATGTACGCAAAAAGTGGTTGTATAAAAGAATCTCGCAAGGTTTTTGATGGGTTGAAAGATAAAAACGTAGCATCATGGAATGCAATAATTGCGGCACATGGAATTCATGGACATGGAAAAGAGGCCATAGAACTGTACGAAAGAATGAAGAAAGTTGGCCAAATGCCTGATAGATTTACATATATTGGTATTTTGATGGCATGTGGTCATGCAGGGCTTGTTGAAGAGGGACTGAAATATTTCAAAGAGAtgcaaaatttcaatttgattgaaCCAAAATTGGAGCATTATGCATGTCTTATTGACATGCTGGCCCGTGCTGGAAGATTGGATGATGCTCTAAGGCTTGTCAATGAGATGCCTGAGGAAGCAGACAATAGAATCTGGAGCTCGCTCCTCCGTTCCTGTAGAACTTTTGGTGCTCTGGAAATTGGAGAGAAAGTTGCCAAGAAGCTACTAGAATTAGAACCAGGCAAAGCAGAGAACTACGTGTTACTTTCTAACTTGTATGCTGGATTAGGGAAATGGGATGGTGTGCGAAGGGTGAGGCAAATGATGAAAGAGTTTGGTCTTCAAAAGGATGCTGGTTGCAGTTGGATTGAGGTTGGAGGGAGAGTTTATAGCTTTGTTGTTGGTGACAGTTTGCAACCAAAATCAGCAGAGATCCGGGTGATATGGAGAAGATTGGAGGAAAGGATCAGTGAAATTGGATATAAGCCTAACACAAGTTCTGTGCTGCATGAAGTAG ATTGTCATAATGCTGCCAAGTTAATATCGAAGGCAGTTGAAAGGGAGATAGTTGTGAGAGACAACAAGCGCTTTCATCATTTTAGAGATGGACTTTGTTCTTGTTGTGATTATTGGTGA
- the LOC133675320 gene encoding pentatricopeptide repeat-containing protein At1g18485 isoform X1, with translation MNWLQQLTNTIIIAPSLPSRNHHHHHHHHHHHHHQQQQQKSSLYRTNLKPHKSFNSLYSKSSLSLSNQTDSLPDQTNRPSFLQEIAALCETDNLTTALTLIQSHSQNAAFISLQAKEAIGLLLQACGNQKDIETGRRLHKFVSDSTHYRNDYVLNTRLIKMYAMCGSPLDSRFVFDNMETKNLIQWNALVSGYTRNGLYGDVVKVFMDLVSDTDFQPDNFTFPSVIKACGGILDVRLGEVIHGMVIKMGLVLDVFVGNALVGMYGKCGAVDEAMKVFDFMPETNLVSWNAMICAFSENGFSRDSFDLLMEMLGEEGLLPDVVTVVTILPVCAGEGEVDIGMGIHGLAVKLGLSEEVMVNNAMVYMYSKCGYLNEAQMSFVKNNNKNVVSWNTMISAFSLEGDVNEAFNLLQEMQIQGEEMKANEVTILNVLPACLDKLQLRSLKELHGYSFRHCFQHLELSNAFILAYAKCGALNSAEKVFHGIGDKTVSSWNALIGGHAQNGDPRKALHLLFQMTYSGQQPDWFTISSLLLACAHLKSLQYGKEIHGYVLRNGLETDFFVGTSLLSHYIHCGKASSARVLFDRMKDKNLVSWNAIISGYSQNGLPYESLALFRKSLSEGIQSHEIAIVSVLGACSQLSALRLGKEAHGYVLKALQTEDAFVGCSIIDMYAKSGCIKESRKVFDGLKDKNVASWNAIIAAHGIHGHGKEAIELYERMKKVGQMPDRFTYIGILMACGHAGLVEEGLKYFKEMQNFNLIEPKLEHYACLIDMLARAGRLDDALRLVNEMPEEADNRIWSSLLRSCRTFGALEIGEKVAKKLLELEPGKAENYVLLSNLYAGLGKWDGVRRVRQMMKEFGLQKDAGCSWIEVGGRVYSFVVGDSLQPKSAEIRVIWRRLEERISEIGYKPNTSSVLHEVGEEEKIDILRGHSEKLAISFGLLKTTKGTTLRIYKNLRICADCHNAAKLISKAVEREIVVRDNKRFHHFRDGLCSCCDYW, from the coding sequence ATGAATTGGTTGCAACAACTCACTAATACAATTATAATAGCACCGTCACTGCCATCCcgcaaccaccaccaccaccaccaccaccaccaccaccaccaccaccagcagcagcagcagaagtCTTCCTTGTACAGAACCAACCTGAAACCACACAAAAGCTTTAACTCCCTCTACTCAAAATCATCTCTTTCGCTCTCTAACCAAACCGACTCTCTACCTGATCAAACCAACCGCCCCTCATTTCTCCAAGAAATAGCCGCTCTCTGTGAAACTGATAACCTCACTACAGCTTTAACTCTTATTCAATCACACTCTCAAAATGCTGCTTTTATTTCATTACAAGCAAAAGAAGCAATTGGTTTATTGCTTCAAGCATGTGGCAACCAAAAAGATATCGAGACTGGTAGACGACTACACAAGTTTGTCTCAGACTCGACCCATTATAGAAATGATTATGTTCTCAATACCCGTCTTATTAAGATGTATGCAATGTGTGGGTCTCCTTTGGATTCTCGTTTTGTGTTTGATAATATGGAGACTAAGAATTTGATTCAGTGGAATGCACTTGTTAGTGGATACACAAGGAATGGACTTTATGGCGATGTAGTTAAAGTGTTTATGGATTTGGTTTCTGATACAGATTTTCAGCCTGATAATTTTACTTTCCCTTCTGTGATCAAGGCTTGTGGTGGGATTTTGGATGTTAGGTTAGGAGAGGTTATTCATGGGATGGTGATTAAGATGGGTTTGGTTTTGGATGTGTTTGTGGGCAATGCATTGGTGGGAATGTATGGGAAATGTGGGGCTGTGGATGAGGCGATGAAAGTGTTTGATTTTATGCCCGAAACGAATTTGGTTTCGTGGAATGCCATGATTTGTGCATTTTCTGAAAATGGGTTTTCTAGAGATAGTTTTGATTTGCTGATGGAGATGTTAGGAGAGGAAGGGTTATTGCCTGATGTAGTGACGGTGGTGACTATATTACCTGTTTGCGCAGGAGAAGGAGAAGTTGATATAGGAATGGGGATTCATGGGTTGGCAGTGAAACTAGGTCTGAGCGAAGAGGTGATGGTGAACAATGCTATGGTATACATGTATTCAAAATGTGGGTACTTGAATGAAGCGCAAATGTCATTTGTGAAGAATAATAACAAGAATGTGGTTTCTTGGAACACCATGATCAGTGCTTTTTCTTTGGAAGGAGATGTCAATGAGGCATTTAATCTCTTGCAGGAAATGCAGATCCAAGGAGAGGAAATGAAAGCTAATGAGGTCACCATTTTGAATGTTTTGCCAGCTTGTCTGGACAAGTTGCAATTGAGGAGCTTGAAAGAACTTCATGGCTATTCATTTAGACATTGTTTTCAACATTTAGAATTGTCCAATGCTTTTATTTTAGCCTATGCTAAGTGTGGGGCACTGAATTCTGCTGAGAAAGTCTTTCATGGTATTGGGGATAAGACTGTGAGCTCTTGGAATGCACTTATTGGTGGTCATGCACAGAATGGTGATCCTAGAAAAGCTTTGCATTTGTTATTTCAGATGACATATTCTGGCCAACAACCTGATTGGTTTACCATTAGTAGCCTGCTTTTAGCTTGTGCCCATCTGAAATCCCTGCAATATGGTAAAGAGATTCACGGATATGTACTACGGAATGGACTAGaaactgatttttttgttggtacCTCACTTCTGTCCCACTACATTCACTGTGGGAAAGCATCTTCTGCACGTGTATTGTTTGACAGgatgaaagataaaaatttagTATCTTGGAATGCAATCATTTCAGGTTACTCACAAAATGGACTACCCTATGAATCCCTGGCTCTATTTCGAAAATCACTTTCTGAGGGAATACAATCTCACGAGATTGCCATAGTGAGTGTGCTTGGGGCTTGTTCTCAACTGTCAGCTCTACGGCTGGGAAAAGAAGCTCATGGTTATGTATTAAAAGCCCTGCAAACAGAAGATGCTTTTGTAGGCTGTTCAATCATTGACATGTACGCAAAAAGTGGTTGTATAAAAGAATCTCGCAAGGTTTTTGATGGGTTGAAAGATAAAAACGTAGCATCATGGAATGCAATAATTGCGGCACATGGAATTCATGGACATGGAAAAGAGGCCATAGAACTGTACGAAAGAATGAAGAAAGTTGGCCAAATGCCTGATAGATTTACATATATTGGTATTTTGATGGCATGTGGTCATGCAGGGCTTGTTGAAGAGGGACTGAAATATTTCAAAGAGAtgcaaaatttcaatttgattgaaCCAAAATTGGAGCATTATGCATGTCTTATTGACATGCTGGCCCGTGCTGGAAGATTGGATGATGCTCTAAGGCTTGTCAATGAGATGCCTGAGGAAGCAGACAATAGAATCTGGAGCTCGCTCCTCCGTTCCTGTAGAACTTTTGGTGCTCTGGAAATTGGAGAGAAAGTTGCCAAGAAGCTACTAGAATTAGAACCAGGCAAAGCAGAGAACTACGTGTTACTTTCTAACTTGTATGCTGGATTAGGGAAATGGGATGGTGTGCGAAGGGTGAGGCAAATGATGAAAGAGTTTGGTCTTCAAAAGGATGCTGGTTGCAGTTGGATTGAGGTTGGAGGGAGAGTTTATAGCTTTGTTGTTGGTGACAGTTTGCAACCAAAATCAGCAGAGATCCGGGTGATATGGAGAAGATTGGAGGAAAGGATCAGTGAAATTGGATATAAGCCTAACACAAGTTCTGTGCTGCATGAAGTAGGTGAGGAGGAGAAGATTGACATATTGCGGGGGCATAGTGAAAAACTAGCAATTTCTTTTGGATTGTTAAAGACAACTAAAGGTACAACCCTGAGGATTTACAAGAATCTACGCATTTGTGCAGATTGTCATAATGCTGCCAAGTTAATATCGAAGGCAGTTGAAAGGGAGATAGTTGTGAGAGACAACAAGCGCTTTCATCATTTTAGAGATGGACTTTGTTCTTGTTGTGATTATTGGTGA